The proteins below come from a single Chryseobacterium sp. MA9 genomic window:
- a CDS encoding aldehyde dehydrogenase family protein produces MKQINKIYINGEFVTPNGTETFDLINPTTNQKTGEVVLGNEEDTQMAIAAAKKAFTTFSKTTKEERISLLKKLHEAVSKRENELVSVMVNEYGGTLQFCRMSVQNAISAFTTIITTLESYDFEKKVGHSKVRFESLGVVGIITPWNASNSFICNKLATAIAAGCTAVIKPSEMSAVQTQLLAECFHEAGLPAGIFNIVNGLGNVVGAEITRHPDIAKISFTGSTLTGKAIAKGAVDTMKRVTLELGGKSPNIILEDADLEKAIPMAVFGAYMNNGQACIAPTRLLVPQNRLEEVNELAKKAAKQVKVGNPNEEDTLVGPMVSAKQFERVQSYIRLGQEEGATLLAGGEGKPEGLENGNFVKATIFTNVHNTMRIAQEEIFGPVLSIIPYANEEEAIAIANDTTYGLAAYISSTDKGHAERVAAQIDAGRICINGFSHDPYAPFGGFKQSGIGREYGVFGLEAYLEPKTILA; encoded by the coding sequence ATGAAACAGATTAATAAAATTTACATCAACGGTGAATTTGTTACACCGAATGGAACAGAAACATTTGACCTTATAAATCCTACGACTAATCAAAAAACCGGAGAAGTCGTTCTGGGAAATGAAGAAGATACCCAAATGGCCATCGCCGCAGCGAAGAAAGCTTTTACAACTTTCTCCAAAACAACAAAAGAAGAACGTATCAGCTTACTTAAAAAACTACATGAAGCTGTAAGCAAACGGGAGAACGAGCTGGTTTCCGTGATGGTGAATGAATATGGAGGAACCTTGCAATTCTGCAGAATGAGTGTTCAAAATGCAATTTCAGCCTTTACCACAATCATTACGACTCTGGAATCTTATGATTTTGAAAAGAAAGTTGGACATTCTAAGGTGCGTTTTGAATCTTTGGGAGTAGTAGGAATTATTACTCCATGGAATGCCAGTAACAGCTTCATCTGCAACAAACTGGCTACTGCTATTGCAGCGGGATGTACTGCAGTTATCAAACCAAGCGAAATGAGCGCTGTACAAACCCAACTGCTTGCTGAATGTTTCCATGAAGCCGGTTTACCTGCAGGGATATTCAATATTGTAAACGGGTTAGGAAATGTAGTAGGTGCAGAAATCACCCGGCATCCGGACATCGCCAAAATTTCTTTCACAGGGTCCACCCTTACAGGAAAAGCTATTGCCAAAGGGGCCGTAGATACTATGAAAAGAGTAACGCTTGAACTTGGCGGAAAATCGCCTAATATCATCCTTGAAGATGCCGATCTGGAAAAAGCTATTCCTATGGCTGTTTTCGGAGCGTATATGAACAACGGGCAAGCATGTATCGCTCCTACCCGATTGCTTGTTCCCCAAAACCGATTGGAAGAAGTGAATGAACTGGCAAAAAAAGCGGCAAAACAGGTAAAAGTGGGGAATCCTAATGAAGAAGACACTCTTGTTGGGCCTATGGTAAGTGCCAAACAGTTTGAAAGAGTACAAAGTTACATCCGCCTGGGACAGGAAGAAGGAGCAACTCTGCTCGCAGGTGGTGAAGGTAAACCGGAAGGCCTTGAAAACGGTAATTTTGTAAAGGCAACCATTTTTACCAACGTTCATAATACTATGCGCATCGCTCAAGAGGAAATATTCGGGCCTGTGCTGTCTATTATTCCCTATGCTAATGAAGAGGAAGCAATTGCTATTGCCAATGACACTACTTATGGTTTGGCAGCTTACATCAGTTCTACCGATAAAGGTCATGCGGAACGTGTTGCAGCACAGATTGATGCCGGAAGAATTTGTATCAACGGGTTTTCACATGATCCTTATGCTCCTTTCGGTGGTTTCAAGCAAAGCGGTATTGGCCGTGAGTATGGTGTATTCGGATTGGAAGCTTATCTGGAACCTAAGACAATTCTTGCGTAA
- a CDS encoding Lrp/AsnC family transcriptional regulator: MEQLDDKDVQLLRLLQKNAKLTVKELAKEVNLSTSPVFERVKRLEQEGFVKRYAAVLDAEKLNRGFTVFCQIKLKIHDRSVGYDFVKEILEIEEVAECYNISGDFDFLLKVQVRDMKHYQDFVFNKLGSVDSIGSTHSTFVMAEVKNNHGITI; this comes from the coding sequence GTGGAACAACTCGATGATAAGGATGTACAGCTGCTCAGGCTGCTCCAGAAAAATGCAAAACTGACCGTTAAAGAGCTTGCAAAGGAAGTGAACCTCTCCACTTCACCGGTTTTTGAAAGAGTAAAAAGATTGGAACAGGAAGGGTTTGTGAAAAGATATGCAGCTGTTCTTGATGCCGAAAAGCTCAACCGTGGGTTTACGGTTTTCTGCCAAATCAAGCTGAAAATTCACGACAGATCTGTGGGGTATGATTTTGTGAAAGAAATTTTAGAAATTGAAGAAGTTGCGGAATGTTACAATATTTCCGGAGATTTTGATTTCCTTCTGAAAGTTCAGGTGCGGGATATGAAACATTACCAGGATTTTGTATTTAACAAACTGGGATCTGTAGATTCTATCGGGAGTACCCACAGTACATTTGTCATGGCTGAAGTGAAAAACAATCATGGAATCACTATATAA
- a CDS encoding PhzF family isomerase, translating to MKEVIVYQIDSFTKEKFKGNPAGVVLNAENMTAEEMQLVARELNNSETAFVFKPDIPNENFDYHIRYFTPTTEVPSCGHATIAALYAKAQEDSLDSCTIAIHTQIGILPVHIERKNNDYLITMTQGKFELSPAFDTSMTQRIVLALGLTMDDLDEKCPVQIASTGHSKVMIGIKSNMTLNHLVPDLAALTKLSKEIGCNGYFVFSFDTDEEEILTNGRMFAPAIGISEDPVTGNANGPLGGYLIQNKIRETADGIFEFTGKQGQAINRIGEVKVRVSVKDNQPDVISITGNAVCVFRTTMDLK from the coding sequence ATGAAAGAAGTTATCGTCTATCAAATCGACTCATTTACCAAAGAAAAATTTAAAGGAAATCCTGCAGGAGTAGTATTGAATGCCGAAAATATGACGGCTGAAGAAATGCAGCTCGTTGCCAGAGAACTTAATAATTCTGAAACGGCATTTGTTTTCAAACCAGATATTCCCAACGAAAATTTTGATTATCACATCCGATATTTTACTCCTACCACAGAAGTTCCTTCCTGCGGACACGCTACCATTGCTGCTTTATATGCAAAAGCTCAGGAAGATTCTCTGGATTCCTGTACAATTGCAATACATACACAAATCGGAATATTACCGGTTCATATTGAAAGAAAAAACAATGATTATCTCATCACTATGACACAGGGAAAATTTGAGCTGAGCCCTGCTTTTGATACTTCAATGACCCAAAGAATTGTTCTCGCTCTGGGACTGACAATGGATGATCTTGATGAAAAATGTCCTGTACAAATTGCTTCAACTGGTCATTCTAAAGTAATGATCGGCATTAAAAGCAATATGACCTTAAATCATCTGGTTCCTGACCTTGCTGCTTTGACAAAGCTTAGTAAAGAAATCGGCTGTAACGGATATTTTGTATTTTCTTTCGATACAGATGAAGAAGAGATATTAACCAATGGGAGAATGTTTGCACCCGCCATTGGTATTTCTGAAGATCCGGTTACCGGAAATGCAAATGGTCCTCTGGGAGGTTATCTTATTCAAAACAAAATCAGAGAGACGGCTGATGGCATTTTTGAATTTACCGGAAAACAAGGGCAAGCCATCAACAGGATTGGTGAAGTAAAAGTACGGGTTAGTGTGAAAGACAACCAGCCGGATGTAATCAGTATTACCGGAAATGCAGTATGTGTTTTCAGAACAACTATGGATTTGAAATAA
- a CDS encoding AraC family transcriptional regulator produces the protein MATAKDIQIEQYKRQLVYYYNILMSVILAVFGLIFTFIIPDKIMAWYLFGGLFLLVYTYLIVRKTYSISVMVHSYIIIATLFNFYIMLAFWNNSIASFVWLIPIPLAAYVFFQRKYVFIYSIFVLLNIIAGYLISKTFSFKFPIHRPEDVRITDTILMVSNVAVISLLLYFKDKIKRVEIYHEIEDKNLNPETQPNFVTEKVPFADELFEKIEIVMKEKQLYKDVNFNISKLSAEMDINSSYISKSIRVKGYPNFNNYLNMHRIECVKRLLTENDIEKVTLMYIYTEAGFSNQSTFNRVFKQMEGITPSEYISSLQMH, from the coding sequence ATGGCGACCGCAAAAGACATACAAATTGAACAGTATAAAAGACAGCTGGTGTATTATTACAATATTCTGATGTCTGTCATTCTTGCTGTATTTGGTTTAATATTTACTTTTATCATTCCTGATAAAATAATGGCATGGTATCTTTTTGGGGGACTTTTTTTACTGGTCTACACTTACCTGATTGTACGTAAAACGTATTCCATAAGTGTAATGGTACATTCCTATATTATCATTGCAACCCTTTTTAATTTTTATATCATGCTTGCTTTCTGGAACAATTCTATAGCAAGTTTTGTCTGGCTTATTCCGATTCCGCTGGCAGCATATGTTTTTTTTCAGAGGAAATACGTCTTTATCTACAGCATATTTGTATTGCTGAACATTATTGCAGGATATCTTATTTCAAAAACCTTCAGCTTTAAATTTCCGATACACAGACCAGAAGATGTAAGAATTACGGATACTATTCTTATGGTTTCCAATGTAGCCGTGATATCCCTCCTGCTCTATTTTAAGGATAAAATTAAAAGGGTTGAAATTTACCATGAAATTGAAGATAAGAATCTGAATCCGGAAACTCAGCCAAACTTTGTGACAGAAAAAGTTCCTTTTGCAGATGAACTGTTTGAAAAAATTGAAATTGTAATGAAGGAAAAACAGCTGTATAAAGATGTTAATTTCAATATTTCAAAGCTTTCTGCAGAAATGGATATCAACAGCAGCTACATTTCAAAATCAATCAGGGTAAAGGGATATCCCAATTTCAATAATTATCTGAATATGCACAGGATTGAATGTGTGAAAAGACTACTTACTGAAAATGATATTGAGAAGGTAACCCTTATGTATATTTACACCGAAGCAGGATTTTCAAACCAGTCTACTTTCAACAGAGTATTCAAACAGATGGAAGGTATTACTCCCTCAGAATACATCAGCAGTTTGCAGATGCACTGA
- a CDS encoding MFS transporter — protein MNSSEKAIQGSSRFRYIKLCIFFSGLSVFAQLYLFQPMLPMAAEHFGVSVGDTSLLVSSSTIGMALGLLFFAFKADSYSRKGLMVFSLISSAALTIISTWIPSLSLLIAIGIMKGFVVSGVSAVALAYLTEEVNALAVPAAISMYLSGNTIGGMSGRIMATLLAGEFGWRNAVLFIGIESFVLGAVFWKLFPESRFFNPQKTDYHLKVKQMKFFLTNPYMLRLYCTAALLMGVFVSVYNYLTFRLEAQPFSLSHFIIAFIFLMYIFGVFGTMITGRLSRKFPMNDILKGSILFMLTGAALLLSENIYILIFGLGLFTLSFFAAHTMASQMTALYAKRGKSSATSIYWLFYYFGSSILGSGTGYLLHAYSWNFFIGVLIIAVIAALLLTTANVIPKERAKN, from the coding sequence ATGAATTCATCTGAAAAAGCCATTCAGGGAAGCTCACGTTTCCGATATATTAAACTTTGTATTTTCTTTTCAGGACTTTCGGTTTTTGCCCAGCTTTATCTTTTCCAGCCAATGCTGCCTATGGCTGCAGAACATTTTGGAGTATCTGTAGGTGATACTTCCCTTCTTGTATCTTCATCTACGATAGGTATGGCATTAGGATTACTGTTTTTTGCTTTTAAAGCAGACAGTTATTCCAGAAAAGGTCTGATGGTCTTTTCATTGATTTCATCTGCTGCACTTACCATTATTTCCACCTGGATCCCAAGCTTAAGCCTCCTGATTGCTATAGGAATAATGAAAGGTTTTGTTGTTTCCGGTGTTTCTGCAGTTGCTCTGGCCTATCTCACAGAGGAAGTGAATGCTTTGGCAGTTCCGGCAGCCATCAGTATGTATCTCAGCGGTAATACCATTGGAGGAATGAGCGGAAGAATAATGGCGACTCTTCTTGCCGGTGAATTCGGATGGCGCAATGCTGTTCTTTTTATCGGGATAGAAAGCTTCGTTCTGGGAGCTGTATTCTGGAAATTGTTCCCGGAATCAAGATTTTTCAATCCACAGAAAACAGATTATCATCTTAAGGTAAAACAGATGAAGTTTTTTCTGACTAATCCTTATATGCTTCGATTATATTGTACAGCTGCTTTACTGATGGGCGTTTTTGTAAGTGTTTATAATTACCTGACGTTTAGATTGGAAGCGCAACCATTTTCATTAAGCCATTTTATCATCGCTTTTATCTTTCTCATGTACATTTTCGGGGTTTTTGGTACGATGATCACAGGCCGCCTTTCCAGAAAGTTTCCCATGAATGATATCCTGAAAGGCTCTATTTTATTTATGCTCACCGGAGCCGCGTTGTTATTATCTGAAAATATTTATATTCTTATTTTCGGACTGGGGCTTTTTACCCTTTCTTTTTTCGCAGCCCATACTATGGCCAGCCAGATGACTGCATTGTATGCCAAACGTGGAAAATCTTCAGCCACTTCTATTTACTGGCTTTTTTACTATTTCGGGTCAAGTATCCTGGGTAGTGGTACCGGTTATCTCCTTCATGCTTATTCCTGGAATTTCTTCATAGGAGTTCTTATCATAGCTGTTATCGCAGCCCTTCTGTTAACTACGGCTAATGTAATCCCAAAAGAAAGAGCAAAAAACTAA
- a CDS encoding DUF1062 domain-containing protein, producing the protein MGTKHIWEVKAKNTPLLKKKCNHCNSDRFYCSDKFRLNAQKKNIDIWLIYRCVKCSNTYNMTVFSRIRTESLSKELFNKFSENNTEIAWEYAFSQEIRRKNNVEADLESVEYEILYNNIPVEDLINIDSKMISFQIQCSFDFNIRVSTVIRTCLGLSSSKLNLLLNSDTVYFNGKPLQKKFKIKNGDIVNINRQELINIYLIGKEELFLKIADDK; encoded by the coding sequence ATGGGTACAAAACATATTTGGGAGGTAAAAGCAAAAAATACTCCCTTACTAAAAAAGAAATGCAATCATTGTAACAGCGACAGGTTTTACTGCAGCGATAAATTCAGATTGAATGCTCAAAAAAAGAATATTGATATATGGTTGATTTACCGATGTGTAAAATGCAGCAACACCTATAACATGACTGTTTTTTCAAGAATAAGAACAGAATCTCTCAGTAAAGAATTATTTAATAAATTTTCAGAAAACAATACGGAAATTGCCTGGGAATATGCCTTCTCACAGGAAATAAGACGGAAAAATAATGTAGAAGCAGATCTGGAAAGTGTAGAATATGAAATTCTATACAATAACATTCCTGTTGAAGATCTGATCAATATAGACAGTAAGATGATTTCGTTTCAAATACAATGTTCTTTTGATTTTAACATAAGAGTTTCCACTGTTATCAGGACATGTTTAGGTCTTTCATCATCTAAATTGAATCTTCTGCTTAATTCAGATACAGTCTATTTTAACGGAAAGCCTTTACAAAAGAAATTCAAGATTAAAAACGGTGACATCGTTAATATCAACAGACAAGAGCTTATCAACATTTATCTTATTGGGAAAGAGGAATTATTTCTCAAGATTGCAGATGATAAATAA
- a CDS encoding AraC family transcriptional regulator, with protein sequence MSENNIPLPINYSCHFSEFREGEQFARIHSLGLVLSGEMELNDGTTKTIFKEGELYSARKNRLLKFAKYPPKNGEIRTVTIYFDDAVLYDFSREYGYQAEKKDNTPAFIKPDQKVLTSFMYSLLAYEELPASTELLRLKQKEALLLMLSFDPGLKDILFDFSEPYKIDIETFMNKNFHFNVNVERFAYLTGRSLSAFKRDFQKIFGIPPRQWLQLRRLKEAHFLLTQKGRSVSDIYLDLGFENLSHFSFAFKKQFGYPPSSLQTK encoded by the coding sequence ATGAGCGAAAATAATATTCCTTTACCTATCAATTACTCCTGTCACTTTTCAGAATTCAGGGAAGGAGAACAATTTGCACGTATCCACAGTCTGGGACTGGTTCTTTCCGGGGAAATGGAACTGAATGACGGTACTACAAAAACCATATTCAAGGAAGGAGAGCTTTATTCTGCGAGGAAAAACCGTCTTTTGAAATTTGCAAAGTATCCTCCTAAAAATGGTGAGATAAGAACAGTAACCATCTATTTTGATGATGCCGTGCTGTATGATTTCAGTCGTGAATATGGATATCAGGCAGAGAAGAAGGACAATACTCCAGCTTTTATAAAACCGGATCAAAAGGTATTAACTTCTTTTATGTATTCTCTACTTGCCTATGAAGAACTTCCTGCTTCCACCGAACTTCTGCGTCTTAAACAGAAAGAAGCTTTACTTCTGATGCTGAGCTTTGATCCAGGTCTTAAAGATATTTTATTTGATTTCTCTGAGCCATACAAAATAGATATTGAAACTTTTATGAACAAAAACTTTCATTTCAATGTCAATGTGGAGCGTTTTGCTTATCTAACCGGGAGAAGTTTGTCTGCATTTAAAAGAGATTTTCAAAAGATATTTGGTATTCCTCCAAGACAATGGCTGCAGCTTCGGCGATTAAAAGAAGCTCATTTTCTGCTTACCCAAAAAGGAAGATCGGTTTCTGATATTTATCTGGATCTCGGCTTTGAAAATTTATCCCATTTCTCCTTTGCATTTAAAAAGCAGTTTGGTTATCCACCGAGTTCATTACAGACAAAATAA
- the metE gene encoding 5-methyltetrahydropteroyltriglutamate--homocysteine S-methyltransferase has protein sequence MQTHILGYPRIGSKRELKKACEQYWSGKILLEELLNTGRNICNQNWNIQKEAGIDLIPCNDFSYYDQVLDMSLVVGAIPTRYHEVVLKKNNSELDLYFAMARGCQKDGLDITAMEMTKWFDTNYHYIVPEFYKNQQFKLSSDKIFNEFAGAKQAGINAKPVIIGLVSYLLLGKEKEEGFDKLDLAANLLPVYTGILTKLQEQGAEWIQFDEPFLALDLTEKAKETYHFVYAEIRKRFPKLKFIVATYFEGLNDNGLLAASLPVDVLHIDLVRNPEQLDGILNIIPESLNLSLGVVDGRNIWKNDFEKSLSFINKAVEKLGSERILIAPSSSLLHSPCDLDFETSLNPEIKNWLAFAKQKVTEVVTLKELASGTENEQILASFEENKKAIASRKTSTLIHNDEVKQRANAVTEKDAQRINTFKIRKEEQQKVLQLPLFPTTTIGSFPQTMEVRSWRAKFKKGELTAEQYDILLKEETQRTINWQEEIGIDVLVHGEFERNDMVEYFGEQLEGFVFTKNGWVQSYGSRCVKPPVIFGDVSRPTPMTVYWSQYAQSQTEKWVKGMLTGPVTILQWSFVRDDQPRSETCKQIALAIRDEVVDLEKAGIRIIQIDEPAIREGLPLRKTDWQNYLKWAVEAFRISASGVEDATQIHTHMCYSEFNDIIENIADMDADVITIECSRSQMELLNAFADFRYPNEIGPGVYDIHSPRVPSKEEMIELLRKAQNVIPANQLWVNPDCGLKTRHWEETEKALIAMVAAAKEASVEYAL, from the coding sequence ATGCAAACTCACATTCTTGGCTATCCGCGTATTGGTAGCAAAAGAGAACTCAAAAAAGCCTGCGAGCAGTATTGGTCAGGTAAAATCCTTTTGGAAGAACTTCTGAATACAGGCAGAAATATCTGTAATCAAAACTGGAACATTCAGAAAGAAGCAGGAATAGATCTTATTCCGTGTAATGATTTTTCATACTATGATCAGGTATTGGATATGAGCCTTGTGGTAGGGGCAATTCCTACGCGTTACCATGAAGTAGTGCTTAAAAAGAACAATTCTGAACTGGATCTTTATTTTGCTATGGCAAGAGGCTGCCAGAAAGATGGATTGGACATCACTGCGATGGAAATGACAAAATGGTTCGATACCAACTATCACTATATCGTTCCCGAGTTTTATAAAAACCAGCAGTTTAAATTGAGTTCAGATAAAATTTTCAATGAATTTGCAGGAGCAAAACAGGCAGGAATCAATGCAAAACCTGTAATTATTGGGCTGGTTTCTTATCTGTTATTAGGAAAAGAGAAAGAAGAAGGATTTGATAAACTGGATCTGGCTGCAAACCTTCTTCCCGTATATACAGGTATCTTAACAAAACTTCAGGAACAGGGTGCAGAGTGGATTCAGTTTGATGAACCTTTTTTAGCATTGGATTTAACGGAGAAAGCAAAAGAAACATATCATTTTGTTTACGCCGAAATAAGAAAACGTTTCCCGAAACTTAAATTTATTGTTGCCACTTATTTTGAAGGATTAAATGATAATGGGTTGCTGGCAGCATCACTTCCCGTGGATGTTTTACATATAGATCTGGTAAGAAATCCTGAACAATTAGACGGTATTCTGAATATTATTCCGGAAAGCTTAAACCTTTCATTAGGAGTGGTTGACGGAAGGAATATCTGGAAAAATGATTTTGAAAAGTCCTTGTCTTTCATCAATAAAGCAGTTGAGAAATTAGGATCAGAAAGGATTTTGATTGCTCCTTCCTCTTCATTGCTTCATTCGCCATGTGATCTGGATTTTGAAACCAGTCTTAATCCGGAAATTAAAAACTGGCTTGCTTTTGCAAAACAAAAAGTGACAGAAGTTGTAACGCTTAAAGAACTGGCATCCGGAACAGAAAATGAACAGATTCTTGCATCTTTTGAAGAAAATAAAAAAGCAATTGCAAGCAGAAAAACATCCACTCTTATTCATAATGATGAGGTAAAGCAAAGAGCGAATGCTGTCACTGAAAAAGATGCGCAAAGGATAAATACTTTCAAAATCCGTAAAGAAGAACAGCAGAAAGTATTGCAGCTGCCTTTATTCCCAACTACTACGATCGGATCATTTCCACAGACAATGGAGGTAAGAAGCTGGAGAGCAAAATTCAAGAAAGGAGAGCTGACGGCTGAACAGTATGATATATTACTGAAAGAAGAAACCCAAAGAACGATTAACTGGCAGGAAGAAATTGGAATAGATGTATTGGTTCACGGGGAATTTGAACGTAACGATATGGTTGAATATTTCGGGGAACAGCTGGAAGGTTTTGTGTTTACAAAGAATGGATGGGTACAGAGCTATGGAAGCCGTTGTGTAAAACCTCCTGTGATCTTCGGTGATGTTTCCCGCCCGACTCCTATGACGGTATATTGGTCTCAATATGCACAGTCACAAACTGAAAAATGGGTAAAAGGAATGCTGACAGGCCCTGTTACGATTTTACAATGGTCATTTGTTCGTGATGATCAGCCTCGTTCCGAAACATGTAAGCAGATTGCTCTGGCCATCCGTGATGAGGTGGTAGATCTTGAAAAAGCAGGAATCAGAATTATTCAGATTGACGAGCCTGCAATAAGAGAAGGGCTTCCATTACGAAAAACAGATTGGCAGAACTACCTGAAATGGGCCGTAGAAGCTTTCAGAATTTCAGCAAGCGGAGTAGAAGATGCCACCCAGATTCATACCCATATGTGCTACTCAGAGTTCAATGATATTATTGAAAACATTGCCGATATGGATGCAGACGTGATTACCATAGAGTGTTCCCGTTCTCAGATGGAACTGCTGAATGCTTTCGCAGACTTCAGATATCCGAATGAAATTGGTCCTGGTGTATACGATATCCATTCTCCAAGGGTTCCGTCCAAAGAAGAAATGATTGAACTGTTGAGAAAAGCCCAAAACGTGATTCCTGCCAATCAGCTTTGGGTAAATCCGGACTGTGGACTAAAAACAAGACATTGGGAAGAAACGGAAAAAGCCCTGATAGCAATGGTGGCCGCAGCTAAAGAAGCTTCCGTAGAATATGCACTTTAA